Proteins found in one Dermacentor silvarum isolate Dsil-2018 chromosome 8, BIME_Dsil_1.4, whole genome shotgun sequence genomic segment:
- the LOC119460851 gene encoding uncharacterized protein LOC119460851, protein MAAPLHARAGSDDARAAASISLARFACTSPFERVRVFPFGDVLTVCKFRLGQPAVTVYKVRLSKCAAPVQQGIHKFTFQSTLHCKSGLRDIVRANDAFLALTSQGVWTVPLGEVSDRHFLLGPCSACALPWGGLVAAYTVRPGSWELLVNGKGPPVWRVTCHRQHLPSSENAGPVLWCARLLESQHHARYNYSTPGSSLILSKPLSQLLGLRQSDLLDQLADVEEPSSGVLLVGLPDGRVLSTLLHAGHPHEPYRARMVCDLGQPVAAISCWQPEHLGNKDCEVLIIGTRGKVLSSCNGAWLEAWAPNILEEAYDLCLNGALIHWLHKGIPWEAHLAIGRQSPQESAFLQVKAGPLPLGKAVSIQSLGSSVLTKLHGKASTSESKLSQDATGLLILDGCGGVRLVSPLPSRRLSLQGLHPHPVVQAKNELLFVQAALQQLRQLQHRAIPVVAERDVQDGRLVATFSDSAASNWIHVASFDVGDRTICRSAATSPATGGGPLKLRVKCNTAAVATMALVLPSRETTGKPVLTLLKTTVLPSQTCLKEGPAQKTAVLTVASHLVSSGSGGVTQFTERLGLQAWPAHLQSVGQGVFSLELELPGSHWWPALRAETLLRMLDMVKDHDDTRAMPNVKVGERVEMACREVERLLSAGDTLEAYNAWRTRLGMAFPVA, encoded by the exons ATGGCGGCGCCGTTGCACGCACGTGCAGGCTCCGATGATGCAAGAGCTGCTGCGTCCATCTCTCTCGCGCGTTTCGCGTGTACCTCGCCCTTTGAAAGGGTACGCGTTTTTCCTTTTGGGGATGTCTTAACGGTCTGTAAGTTTAGATTGGGCCAGCCTGCTGTCACCGTTTACAAAGTGCGACTTTCAAAATGCGCCGCACCTGTTCAACAGGGCATTCACAAATTTACTTTTCAG AGCACGCTGCACTGCAAGTCGGGACTGCGGGATATCGTCCGTGCGAACGACGCTTTCTTGGCCTTGACTTCGCAAGGCGTGTGGACCGTACCACTAGGCGAAGTGAG TGACAGGCATTTCCTGCTAGGGCCATGCTCAGCTTGCGCCCTTCCTTGGGGTGGGCTCGTGGCTGCATACACCGTGCGTCCAGGCTCTTGGGAGCTGCTCGTCAATGGCAAGGGACCCCCTGTGTGGCGCGTGACATGCCACAGGCAGCATCTTCCATCTTCAGAGAATGCAGGTCCTGTGCTATGGTGTGCCAGGCTTCTGGAAAGTCAGCACCATGCGAG ATACAACTATTCAACGCCTGGAAGCTCGCTCATTCTGTCAAAGCCTCTCTCACAGCTTCTGGGTTTGAGGCAAAGCGACCTCCTTGATCAGCTGGCAGATGTAGAGGAGCCAAGTTCCGGCGTGCTGCTAGTGGGATTGCCGGATGGCCGTGTCCTAAGCACTCTGCTGCATGCTGGCCATCCTCATGAACCATATAGGGCCCGTATGGTTTGTGACTTGGGCCAGCCAGTGGCTGCCATCTCCTGCTGGCAACCTGAACATCTCGGGAACAAGG ACTGCGAGGTGCTCATCATTGGCACCAGAGGCAAAGTGCTGAGCAGCTGCAATGGAGCTTGGCTGGAGGCCTGGGCACCTAACATTCTCGAAGAAGCATACGACCTCTGCCTGAATGGAGCTCTTATCCATTGGCTGCACAAGGGAATTCCCTGGGAGGCACACTTGGCCATTGGGCGGCAGTCCCCACAGGAGTCTGCTTTCCTCCAGGTCAAAGCAGGACCACTGCCTCTGGGAAAGGCTGTGTCAATTCAGAGCCTTGGATCCTCAG TCTTGACCAAGCTGCACGGTAAAGCAAGTACAAGCGAAAGTAAGCTGAGCCAGGATGCCACTGGCCTCCTTATCCTGGACGGCTGCGGAGGCGTGCGCTTGGTATCGCCCCTGCCTTCACGACGCCTTTCGCTGCAGGGTCTGCATCCGCACCCTGTCGTGCAAGCCAAGAATGAGCTGCTGTTTGTCCAGGCGGCTTTGCAGCAGCTGCGACAGCTACAGCATCGCG CCATACCAGTCGTCGCTGAGCGTGACGTCCAAGATGGTCGCTTGGTCGCCACTTTTTCGGATTCTGCGGCCTCCAACTGGATTCACGTTGCCAGCTTTGATGTTGGTGACCGCACCATTTGCCGGTCTGCTGCTACTTCTCCAGCTACAG GAGGAGGGCCCCTGAAATTACGTGTCAAGTGCAATACTGCTGCAGTGGCcaccatggcattggtgctgccATCTAGGGAAACCACAGGAAAACCTGTGCTAACTCTGCTGAAGACGACAGTGCTTCCATCGCAAACCTGCCTCAAGGAGGGGCCAGCACAGAAGACAGCTGTGCTCACTGTGGCAAGCCACTTGGTTTCCAGTGGCTCC GGAGGTGTGACCCAGTTCACAGAGCGCCTCGGACTCCAGGCATGGCCTGCCCACCTGCAATCTGTGGGTCAGGGTGTCTTTTCATTAGAGCTGGAGTTGCCTGGGAGCCATTGGTGGCCAGCATTGAGAGCAGAAACACTGCTACGCATGCTT GACATGGTGAAAGACCACGACGACACCAGAGCCATGCCCAACGTGAAAGTCGGGGAGCGAGTTGAGATGGCTTGTCGAGAAGTTGAGCGGCTGCTGTCTGCGGGGGACACCTTAGAAGCATACAATGCGTGGAGAACACGGCTGGGGATGGCTTTTCCTGTTGCTTAG
- the LOC119460854 gene encoding forkhead box protein O6-like yields MDRLADVEPGFEPQTRARSNTWPLPRPDNYGGDEKAGPQESPFGEAGAPKKNSSRRNAWGNMSYADLITQAIQSAPEKRLTLSQIYEWMVQNVPYFKDKGDSNSSAGWKNSIRHNLSLHSRFMRVQNEGAGKSSWWMLNPDAKPGKAARRRATSMETPRYEKKRGRLKKKLEALRASPSPSSSEGPLDPFPESPPASRLDLQHCSPLAPLPGSPSAWPPQPLMPVDRYGAGPLADTLTQSMTLGDRHDTVPPPPMGPSASQVMGRLLTFNDHLPHDLDLDLDAVPGLHCDVDQVIQHELSVDGNLDFNFDSHARPWVH; encoded by the exons ATGGACCGGCTGGCTGATGTCGAGCCGGGCTTCGAGCCGCAGACGCGTGCCCGCTCCAACACTTGGCCGCTGCCGCGGCCCGACAATTACGGCGGCGATGAGAAGGCGGGCCCGCAGGAGAGCCCCTTCGGTGAGGCGGGCGCCCCGAAAAAGAATTCGTCGCGGCGCAATGCCTGGGGCAACATGTCCTACGCGGACCTGATTACGCAAGCCATCCAGAGCGCACCCGAGAAACGCCTCACGCTGTCACAGATCTACGAGTGGATGGTGCAGAACGTGCCCTATTTCAAGGACAAGGGCGACAGCAACAGCTCCGCCGGCTGGAAG AACTCGATCCGGCACAACCTGTCGCTGCACAGCCGATTCATGCGAGTCCAGAACGAAGGTGCCGGCAAGAGCTCGTGGTGGATGCTGAACCCGGACGCGAAACCTGGCAAGGCAGCACGACGCCGGGCAACCTCTATGGAGACGCCTCGCTACGAGAAAAAGCGGGGCCGACTCAAGAAGAAGCTGGAAGCCCTGCGCGCGTCTCCGAGTCCGTCCTCGTCGGAGGGCCCCTTGGACCCGTTCCCCGAGTCACCGCCAGCTAGTCGGCTAGACCTGCAGCACTGCAGCCCGCTGGCACCGCTGCCCGGCTCGCCGTCTGCGTGGCCGCCCCAGCCGCTGATGCCGGTGGACCGGTACGGCGCCGGCCCGCTGGCTGATACGCTCACCCAGTCCATGACCCTGGGCGACCGGCACGACACCGTGCCACCGCCGCCGATGGGGCCCTCCGCGTCGCAGGTGATGGGTCGTCTGCTAACGTTCAACGACCACCTTCCTCACGACCTGGACCTCGACCTGGACGCCGTGCCAGGTCTGCACTGCGACGTCGACCAGGTGATTCAACACGAGCTCAGCGTGGACGGAAACCTGGACTTCAACTTCGACTCGCATGCCAGGCCCTGGGTCCACTGA